The genomic stretch TTATTATTTTTTTTTAGTCTTTCTGTTTTAAGATTACCATCTAAATCAGATTTTTTCAATTTTTATTTCAATCTAAATAAAGGAAAAATTTAAAATGATCGGTATATGCTTTATGTAAATTTATAAAATAAAAAAGGAGGAAAAAAATGGCTTATAGAATCAATGAGGATGAGTGTATTGCCTGTGGTGCTTGCGAACCGGTATGCCCGGTAGAATGTATCTCTGAGGTGGCAGACGGTAAAAGAAGAATTGATGAAGACGTGTGTATAGACTGTGGTGCCTGTGCAGGAGTCTGTCCTGTGGAATGCATAGCCCCGGTAGAATAATTTTTATATCATAATATATTTAGGAGGAGTTGTTATATGTCAATGTTTTGTTATCAGTGTCAAGAAACAGCAATGAATAAAGCCTGTACTGTAAGGGGTGTATGTGGTAAGACCCCTGAAACAGCTAAATTACAAGACCTATTAATCTATACAGCTAAGGGAGTTTCAGCATACTGTAATATGCTGGAGGATAAAGCAGATGTATCGGGAGATAAATACGTATGGGTTGTAAATTCTTTATTTATGACTATAACCAATTCAAATTTTGATGATGATGCTATTATGGAAGAAATCAAAAAAGGAGATTCTTATAAAAAAGAATTAGAGGCAAAGGTAGCAGAATTAGGACTAGAAGTACCTAAAAAATACCGTCAATTTTTAAAATGTACTTATCGTATTACTTCTGAAGACGATAGTATAGAATTTGATGAGAAAGGAATTTCTACGCCAAATGAGAATAATCCGCTCTTAGACCGTGCTTGTGATATTTCTTCTAAAGAAAGTATGATTGAATTAGGAGAAAAAGTAGGAGTACTCAGAACTGAAAATGAAGATGTTAGATCTTTAAGAGAGATGATTACCTATGGTCTGAAAGGAATGAGTGCTTATGTAGAGCATGCTATGAATCTTGGTAAGGAAGACTGTAAAATATACAGCTTTATGACAAGAGCATTGGCAGATCTGGATGACAATGATCTGTCTGTAGATGAATTGGTAGCTCTCACATTGGAAACAGGAAAATATGGTGTAGAAGCCATGGCACTTCTGGATGGAGCAAATACTAGTACATATGGCAATCCTGAGGCAACGAAGGTAAATATTGGTGTGAAAAATAATCCAGGTATATTAATATCCGGACACGATTTAAAAGATTTACACCAGTTATTGGAACAAACAAAGGGTACCGGAGTGGATGTATATACTCACTCTGAGATGTTACCTGCTAACTCATATCCTGCATTTAAAAAATATGATAATTTAGCTGGAAACTACGGAGGTTCTTGGTGGCATCAGACTAAGGATTTTGTTTCATTTAACGGACCAGTATTATTCACAAGTAACTGTATAGTCCCTCCCAGAGGACAGGCGACAGAATATCTGGATAGAGTATATACCACTAACTCAGCAGGGTTAGGCGGATGTAAACACATCCTTAAAGATGCAGATGGTAAAAAAGATTTTTCTGCAATTATAGAACATGCTAAAAAATGTGCTCCTCCTATAGAAATAGAAACTGGTACTGTTACTGGCGGTTTTGCCCATAACCAAATATTGGCTGTTGCTGATAAAGTAGTGGAAGCAGTCAAATCTGGAGCTATAAAGAAATTCTTTGTAATGGGCGGTTGCGATGCCAGAATGCAGGATAGAAAATACTATACTGAATTCGCAGAAAAATTACCTAAGGATACAGTAATTCTTACTGCCGGATGTGCAAAATACAGATATAATAAATTAGATTTAGGAGATATTGGAGGAATACCCAGAATGCTGGATGCCGGGCAGTGTAATGACTCATATTCCCTTGCTGTAGTAGCTCTCAAGTTAAAGGAAGTATTTGAATTAGAAGATATCAATGATCTTCCCATTGTATTCAATATAGGTTGGTATGAGCAAAAAGCAGTTCTGGTGTTGCTGGCATTACTATCTTTGGGTATAAAGAATATTCATGTAGGACCTACACTTCCGGCATTCTTATCGCCAAATGTCACAGATGTATTGGTAAAGAATTTTGGCATTGCCGGTATTGGTGATGTGGATAGTGATTTAGCAAAATTCTTATAAAAAAAGGAGGAAAAATATGGAAAAATGGTTATGTGTACCTTGTGGTTATATTTATGACCCTGAAATTGGTGATGATGCTGGTGATATAGAACCAGGTGTGAAATTTGAAGATTTACCTGAAGACTGGACGTGCCCTCTATGTGGAGCACCAAAGGAAGATTTTGAAAAGGTAGAATAATTGTGATTTTTTTTAATTTATTGTAACTT from Psychrilyobacter piezotolerans encodes the following:
- a CDS encoding rubredoxin; translated protein: MEKWLCVPCGYIYDPEIGDDAGDIEPGVKFEDLPEDWTCPLCGAPKEDFEKVE
- a CDS encoding indolepyruvate ferredoxin oxidoreductase subunit alpha, coding for MAYRINEDECIACGACEPVCPVECISEVADGKRRIDEDVCIDCGACAGVCPVECIAPVE
- the hcp gene encoding hydroxylamine reductase gives rise to the protein MSMFCYQCQETAMNKACTVRGVCGKTPETAKLQDLLIYTAKGVSAYCNMLEDKADVSGDKYVWVVNSLFMTITNSNFDDDAIMEEIKKGDSYKKELEAKVAELGLEVPKKYRQFLKCTYRITSEDDSIEFDEKGISTPNENNPLLDRACDISSKESMIELGEKVGVLRTENEDVRSLREMITYGLKGMSAYVEHAMNLGKEDCKIYSFMTRALADLDDNDLSVDELVALTLETGKYGVEAMALLDGANTSTYGNPEATKVNIGVKNNPGILISGHDLKDLHQLLEQTKGTGVDVYTHSEMLPANSYPAFKKYDNLAGNYGGSWWHQTKDFVSFNGPVLFTSNCIVPPRGQATEYLDRVYTTNSAGLGGCKHILKDADGKKDFSAIIEHAKKCAPPIEIETGTVTGGFAHNQILAVADKVVEAVKSGAIKKFFVMGGCDARMQDRKYYTEFAEKLPKDTVILTAGCAKYRYNKLDLGDIGGIPRMLDAGQCNDSYSLAVVALKLKEVFELEDINDLPIVFNIGWYEQKAVLVLLALLSLGIKNIHVGPTLPAFLSPNVTDVLVKNFGIAGIGDVDSDLAKFL